The following are encoded in a window of Sutcliffiella horikoshii genomic DNA:
- the rpsK gene encoding 30S ribosomal protein S11, with product MARKTNTRKRRVKKNIEQGIAHIRSTFNNTIVTITDSHGNAIGWSSAGALGFRGSRKSTPFAAQMAAETAAKACMEHGLKTLEVTVKGPGAGREAAIRALQAAGLEVTAIRDVTPVPHNGCRPPKRRRV from the coding sequence ATGGCACGCAAAACTAATACACGTAAACGCCGTGTGAAAAAGAATATTGAGCAAGGTATCGCGCATATCCGTTCAACATTCAATAACACAATCGTAACGATTACTGACTCTCACGGAAATGCAATTGGGTGGTCTAGTGCAGGTGCTCTTGGCTTCAGAGGTTCTCGTAAATCTACTCCATTCGCAGCGCAAATGGCAGCTGAAACAGCAGCTAAAGCTTGCATGGAGCACGGTTTAAAAACTCTTGAAGTTACAGTTAAAGGCCCTGGAGCTGGTCGTGAAGCAGCAATCCGTGCTTTACAAGCAGCTGGTCTTGAAGTAACTGCTATCAGAGACGTAACCCCAGTACCTCATAACGGTTGCCGTCCACCAAAACGTCGCCGTGTTTAA
- a CDS encoding DNA-directed RNA polymerase subunit alpha: MLEIEKPKIETVEISDDANYGKFVVEPLERGYGTTLGNSLRRILLSSLPGAAVTSIQIDGVLHEFSTIEGVVEDVTTVILNVKKLALKIYSDDEKTLEIDVQGEGAVTAADITHDSDVEVLNPDLHIATLAKDAHLRIRFTAKRGRGYVTADGNKREDQPIGVIPIDSIFTPVSRVSYYVENTRVGQVSNYDKLTLDVWTDGSNGPQEAVALGAKILTEHLNIFVGLTDEAQNAEIMVEKEEDQKEKVLEMTIEELDLSVRSYNCLKRAGINTVQELANKTEEDMMKVRNLGRKSLEEVKHKLEELGLGLRKDD, encoded by the coding sequence ATGTTAGAAATCGAAAAACCAAAAATCGAAACGGTTGAAATCAGCGATGACGCCAACTATGGTAAATTCGTCGTCGAGCCACTTGAGCGTGGATATGGAACAACTTTGGGTAACTCCTTACGTCGTATTCTTTTATCCTCACTTCCTGGTGCCGCTGTAACATCTATCCAAATAGATGGTGTACTGCATGAGTTCTCAACAATTGAAGGCGTCGTTGAAGATGTTACAACAGTTATTTTGAACGTTAAGAAGCTAGCATTAAAAATCTATTCAGATGATGAGAAGACGTTAGAGATTGATGTTCAAGGAGAAGGAGCTGTAACAGCTGCTGACATTACACATGACAGCGATGTGGAAGTTCTTAACCCTGACCTTCATATCGCAACGTTGGCGAAGGACGCTCACTTGCGTATCCGTTTCACTGCTAAACGCGGTCGCGGGTATGTAACGGCGGACGGAAACAAACGTGAAGATCAACCGATCGGTGTAATTCCGATTGATTCTATTTTCACTCCAGTTTCTCGCGTTTCTTATTATGTTGAAAATACACGTGTAGGCCAAGTCTCTAACTATGACAAGCTTACATTAGATGTATGGACAGATGGTAGTAACGGTCCACAAGAAGCAGTAGCACTTGGGGCAAAGATTTTAACTGAACACTTAAATATATTTGTAGGTCTGACAGATGAAGCGCAAAACGCGGAAATCATGGTAGAAAAAGAAGAAGATCAGAAAGAGAAAGTTCTAGAGATGACTATCGAAGAATTGGATCTATCCGTTCGTTCTTACAACTGCCTGAAGCGTGCTGGCATCAACACTGTTCAAGAACTTGCAAATAAGACAGAAGAAGATATGATGAAAGTTCGCAACTTAGGCCGTAAGTCCTTAGAGGAAGTCAAGCACAAATTAGAAGAGCTTGGTCTTGGCCTGCGTAAAGATGACTAG
- the rplQ gene encoding 50S ribosomal protein L17 — protein sequence MGYRKLGRTSAQRKAMLRDLTTDLIISERIETTEARAKELRSLVEKMITLGKRGDLHARRQAASYVRHEVANAETGQDAVQKLFADIAPRYEERQGGYTRIMKLGPRRGDGAPMVIIELV from the coding sequence ATGGGTTACAGAAAATTAGGTCGTACTAGCGCACAGCGTAAAGCAATGTTACGTGACTTAACTACTGACTTGATCATCAGTGAGCGCATTGAAACTACAGAAGCACGTGCGAAAGAATTACGTTCTTTAGTAGAAAAAATGATCACTCTTGGTAAGCGTGGTGACTTGCATGCTCGTCGTCAAGCAGCTTCTTACGTTCGTCATGAAGTAGCGAACGCAGAAACTGGTCAAGACGCAGTTCAAAAGTTATTCGCTGATATCGCTCCACGTTATGAAGAGCGTCAAGGTGGATACACTCGTATCATGAAACTTGGACCTCGTCGTGGAGACGGAGCTCCAATGGTTATCATTGAACTTGTATAA